A single genomic interval of Malania oleifera isolate guangnan ecotype guangnan chromosome 13, ASM2987363v1, whole genome shotgun sequence harbors:
- the LOC131146608 gene encoding uncharacterized protein LOC131146608, with protein sequence MSRSPSFSVKSGLSVKVEPKYLRQWVVAFCIIRFDLEQGQLIEECYPPGCLTHDEELEIAFSSFPDSISQHQNRSSIHDCIFFFRFRRSENSQPGKLSSSEITEVDDDDKNLPKSRKEDVLGRLEGKRKIYGSRFLYGFVFNRQRHDERLKRGGEQKSVVILSDCPYSSVFRPLLQIMGPLYFDIGRKALEHIAAYVSLWPAPAPGKLMELPIGNAALKVNLPPAHSLPLENGILFEDSASSMAPLLPTNQSIPQGLFHDSDLFGTFRGLLLQLWVLWELLLVGEPLLIIAPTPPQCCEAVAALVSLVAPLLFSVDFRPYFTIHDPEFVKLNSLQEGNTFPPMILGVTNLFFLKALRNVPHIVSVGTPTNSNRLPSGARSSSSRISARPEGFGFQQLSLKKFSPSSLLSAVKLKRDGPLCLMTEHKEAIWSTYGAITKPDTSILNRLIDAGASPRIEESMSVVNNEILRRHFLELTTNFLAPFGPYFKATTPAEESSPFVEPPSLPPFSVDEFLSSLSARGPGKFLLKRMRSNWLDLYRRFLKGQNFMPWFRRKRAVAEQEQHRLWRQARMKTDIQQFIYKMSELEIVDSFNAIERHLLGEIQLQQSGCGRAVSDATCQKLKGDLQAVFNVLPKDMQELLLSNPEKAALLQAIS encoded by the exons ATGAGTCGGTCTCCTTCATTTTCTGTGAAGTCTGGACTTAGTGTGAAGGTTGAGCCAAAATATTTGCGCCAGTGGGTGGTTGCCTTTTGTATCATCAGGTTTGATCTGGAGCAGGGTCAGCTCATTGAAGAATGCTACCCACCTGGTTGTCTTACTCATGATGAGGAGCTCGAAATTGCATTTAGTTCCTTTCCTGATTCTATTTCCCAGCATCAGAACCGGTCTAGCATTCATGACTGTATATTCTTTTTTAGATTCCGTAGATCAGAAAATTCTCAACCAGGAAAACTTTCTTCATCAGAGATAACAGAAGTGGATGATGATGATAAAAATTTGCCCAAGTCCAGGAAGGAAGACGTGCTTGGAAGATTGGAaggtaaaagaaaaatatatggttCAAGATTTTTGTATGGTTTTGTATTTAATAGGCAGAGACATGATGAAAGGCTAAAGCGAGGTGGGGAACAAAAATCTGTAGTTATTTTATCCGACTGTCCTTACTCTAGTGTGTTTAGACCTCTGTTGCAAATCATGGGTCCTCTGTATTTTGATATTGGAAGGAAGGCTCTTGAGCACATAGCCGCTTATGTATCATTATGGCCTGCGCCTGCACCTGGTAAACTAATGGAGCTTCCTATTGGGAATGCTGCACTAAAAGTAAACTTGCCGCCTGCTCATAGCTTGCCCTTGGAAAATGGAATTTTGTTTGAAGACTCGGCCTCCTCCATGGCTCCTTTGCTTCCAACGAATCAATCAATTCCTCAGGGTCTTTTCCATGATTCAGATCTTTTTGGCACGTTCAGGGGACTTTTATTGCAACTTTGGGTGTTGTGGGAGTTGTTACTTGTTGGTGAGCCCCTTCTTATCATAGCACCAACACCTCCCCAGTGTTGTGAGGCTGTTGCTGCTCTTGTTAGTTTGGTTGCACCACTCCTTTTTAGTGTTGATTTCAGGCCTTATTTCACCATCCATGATCCAGAATTTGTCAAATTAAACTCACTTCAAGAAGGGAACACTTTTCCTCCTATGATTTTGGGAGTGACGAATCTCTTTTTCCTAAAAGCTCTTCGCAATGTCCCGCACATTGTTTCAGTTGGAACCCCTACTAATTCAAATCGGCTTCCCTCTGGTGCCAGGTCCTCTTCCAGCAGAATTTCTGCTAGACCTGAGGGATTTGGTTTTCAGCAGCTTTCATTGAAGAAGTTTTCTCCTTCAAGTTTGTTGAGTGCTGTTAAGTTGAAGAGAGATGGTCCTTTATGCCTCATGACAGAGCACAAGGAAGCCATTTGGAGCACCTATGGTGCAATAACAAAACCAGACACTTCTATCTTGAATAGACTTATTGATGCAGGCGCATCCCCCAGAATTGAGGAGTCCATGTCAGTTGTTAACAATGAGATATTGCGTCGGCATTTCTTGGAGCTTACTACCAACTTTTTAGCACCTTTTGGTCCATATTTTAAAGCCACAACACCTGCTGAAGAATCCTCTCCATTTGTTGAGCCTCCTTCTCTCCCTCCATTCAGTGTTGATGAATTCCTCAGCAGCTTATCAGCAAGAGGTCCAGGAAAATTTTTACTAAAGCGGATGAGATCTAACTGGCTTGATCTATACAG ACGGTTTTTGAAAGGACAAAACTTTATGCCTTGGTTTCGAAGAAAACGTGCTGTTGCTGAACAAGAACAACATAGACTATGGAGGCAGGCAAGAATGAAAACTGACATACaacaatttatatataaaatgtcCGAATTGGAAATTGTCGATTCCTTCAATGCCATTGAGAGGCATCTTCTTGGAGAGATACAG